From the Tripterygium wilfordii isolate XIE 37 chromosome 6, ASM1340144v1, whole genome shotgun sequence genome, one window contains:
- the LOC120000499 gene encoding mavicyanin, producing the protein MMECCIYRALVVCIAFVVSASATQHTVGGSQGWDVSTDLSSWASAQKIEVGDQLVFKYTTGLHSVVELASESAYKNCDVGSVLDSKNSGNDVVKLNKAGTRYFACGTPGHCQQGMKLKITAAASGSSQASPASSTSSSSGSTTPGASASAAAGVSHVTALLVTTMVVCVLVVYY; encoded by the exons atgatGGAGTGCTGCATCTATAGAGCCTTGGTGGTGTGTATTGCTTTTGTTGTCTCAGCCTCTGCAACACAACATACTGTTGGAGGAAGCCAAGGGTGGGATGTATCCACAGATCTTAGCTCCTGGGCTTCTGCTCAAAAAATTGAAGTTGGTGACCAACTTG TTTTCAAGTACACTACAGGGCTGCACAGTGTGGTTGAACTAGCCAGCGAGAGTGCGTACAAGAATTGTGACGTTGGTTCAGTACTGGACTCAAAAAACAGCGGCAACGACGTTGTGAAGTTGAACAAAGCAGGCACGCGCTACTTCGCTTGCGGCACGCCGGGGCATTGCCAGCAGGGGATGAAGTTGAAGATCACTGCAGCAGCCTCAGGGAGTTCACAGGCTTCTCCTGCATCGTCGACGTCGTCGTCGTCGGGTTCAACCACTCCTGGGGCGTCTGCTTCTGCTGCTGCTGGTGTTTCTCATGTTACTGCATTGTTGGTCACAAcaatggttgtgtgtgttttggttgtgtattATTGA